Genomic window (Sphaeramia orbicularis chromosome 7, fSphaOr1.1, whole genome shotgun sequence):
GACTGGTGGACAGTCTTTCAGTCTCTTATTGTTTCTCATCTCTACTGTTTAGTCACCATCTTTGGTACAGTAGTTGCACTGAGTTAGCATGACTCAGCTGAGTGCTTTGTTGTTGCTCTGCTCTGTTCTTGTTCCTCAGTTATTCCACTTGCCATCCTGATAAATTGTGACCTAATTAATGTCAGCGTCTTGGAGCCAGTTCAGACAGCACAAAAATACTCAGATTCATTACCATTTTGTTCCCTCTCCAAATTAATTGGTCCCATCTTTAAGTATTGCTATGGTGGTATGAAAAACTGTGAGTACAAGCACATCACTGTAACATAAGCCTATCATTCTTTCTCTGTTTAACGTCTGACGAACTGGTTCCAATAACTAAACCCTATACCTGAGAAACACTATatttttaaaaacctttttttttcttccaagcTGCTACTGTGAAATACCTTCTTCCTCAAACACACTTCCATACTGGAACTTGACACAGCTCATTGACCCTCCTACACAGTTCCTGCTATCCTACCTCTACTCCTCCCTCATTTCATCACAGCTCAGAGTCTGTGAGGGTTGACCCATCTGTAAGTGCCTTCATAGCGAAATCCAACTCTCTTTGCAAGATCATCTGCTTCTGTTGGGCCACGGCTGAAAACAAGAGAGAGCCAGTCATAATCCTCATTATATTGAATTCTCTGTCCAGTTTAAAGGTCACGGTGGACTGTACTTCCTACCTTCCATATTTGTAAGGAATAGGCTTGGGCTTCTCTTTTTCAATCTGATGAAGGAGAGGTGTGAAGATTCTCCATGCTTCCCTTAATTCATCACTGCAGACATAGAAATAATATTTAACAAAAACTGAGCTGCCATGTAAATAAAGACATTAGTTTTTAAAACTCATGCTTGACTATGGTGAGACTGGAAAAGGAGAATTTTGGTGCCATCTAGTGTTGGGATCTTTTAGTTTCTGTAGTTTCACAGTAACAAGACAACATCAGagaacagtaaagacagaccTGCGTACAAAGTGCATCTGACTTCCACAGAAGACATCCAGGATAAGACGTTCGTAAGCATCTGGAAGTTTCACATcctaaaaacaggaaatgagatTAAATTATTTTGCTCAAATTAACCTGTCATCTCAAAGTGATATCATGActttgcgtaaatatacacaccacttttaattggtgtgttatctgtatgcattataagctttccgtgtgtatgttcacgccgcgtcaaataccacgcactgagggttaggattaaggctagggttaggtcAACCTGAGATCTTGGCAttaattgacacgtgatcaaataactagcgaaaggttgaaaatgcatacgtatagcatgcaaaatgccataagaactagcataacatacaacgtgatttcatgcgATCAGTCTCTGTCATGTACATAACTTTGTTCAGATCCTTTTTCCTGTTAGATACTTCCCAGTTCTCATTTATAAttgttttcttttgcattttCTCTTAACTTTTAAAGTCTCAACTATTATCTCCTTTCATTAGAGGATctcatttattttcactttttcatcCTTTATTTAGCCTTAAATACTCTCCCTTTGCATGTAATCATGCATGTTCATGTATTTGTGTAGCTTCGTATGggtatatgtatatttactgtgTGTATTAGAGTTTGACTGCAAGTGGATCCTTAAAGGCTGATGTAATAAGTCCCAGGAAAAAGCTAATAACTGATTAATCAGCTAATGTCACCTCTGTGATTGTAATTACTGTATTATTTTGGATTAATAGAAAGTGAATAATTGGAAAACTGGACATGTAATTCAAAGTAAGTCACTCCACCTCAAAGTCATTAATTCCTTTTGACAAGGCAAATCAATCACAGTATTAGAGAGAAATATAGTTTGGCTTGGATCCATATATTGCTAATATGCATTTTGGCATTTAAGGGGAACCAGTAAATGTGGCAGCGGCTGAGTCTGGGACAGCCTCTTTGGTGTGCTTGCGCTTGCTGTATTGTAATTTCTGTGCATCCAAGTTAAGCATCCTGTTGAAAATAAGATGATTCATCTCTTCATCTCAACAGACTTATCCTTCATTAAAATCTCGATTGAGGATCAATACATAAATGAACTTGAACATGCCTTATATCTGCTTTTGTAGGTCAGGTCCAGCTCAGTCTCTTCAGGGCTGAAGTACACACCAGGCTTCTTGCTCATCATTTTAGCATAGACTGCCTCATTTGGCTGCACGCGTACAACCAGCTCGTTCCGACGGCACTGATTTCCAAAAATGTCACCTGGAACATCCGTGAACTGCAGCCGCACCTCCGCTTTCCTCTCATTCAGTGCTTTTCCACAACGAAGGATGAAAGGAACTCCTGGGAAGGAACATATGCATGACAATGCATTATGGCACAGCAAAGAGGAAAAAAGCTGAGATGATTTTTCAGTAAACAATAGAAGTGTGATTACCATCCCAGCGTTCATTGTGCACATAGAGCACAGCACTAGCAAAGGTAGCCTGAGTTGATCCTTTAGGTACCGTGGTATCATCAAGGTAACCTAGTTTGGCGTCTCCCTCACCCTCTGGATCACCCACATATTGACCCAGCACTACATCAGACATGGTCACTGGAGCAATACACTTCAGCACCTTAACCTACAAGAGGAAGTGCACAGTAAGAAAACGGCTATGACAACAATTTAATGCAGTTCTGTAAGAAGTGTGGCTTTATTTGTTACCTTTTCATCCCTGACATCATCAGAGCTGGTGGACGCTGGTTTCTCCATGGCAACCAGAGAGAGCATCTGGAGCAAATGGTTCTGCATGACATCGCTGACCGTGACAAAAGGAACAGGTGTTCACACAGAGTTTGATCTTAATTAAAAGGTAACTAATCGATTCTGTACATGATCTATGTGTAGATTTGATACATGTGCAGATATTACAGCAAACATGTATTCAACCCTAACAAAGAAATTCAACAATCGAGAGATTTACTGTCATTATCCAACAGTCTTCGACCATACATACAAGTTTTGGAGCCTGTAgattaaaaatacagaaacacacacatacggaTCCAAAACAGAGCTGCATAATTAATGGAACTGCAATGTTAGCCTGTCTAATTATGTAAATATCCTATTTTAAGTTTGTATGcttgaattgaaaaaaacatacacattttaAAATGCTTACTAATCTGAGCATTTTCCTTCATAACTAAGAAAGTAGAATAAGATTGCATCAcaatattatttataataattgcAACATGAGGAATTGAGTGGCTGTGTTTGGAGTAAGAGAAGTCACTGGAGGGACATTGCATCAGACTGATTATTACACGTCTGGGGTTAAGACAGACATAATCTGCCTTACTGTGAGCTTACAATAATTATTTAGAAATAATTGTGGCTACTACATAATGGTGACTGGAATGTTGAAATAAATAATCTTCTGTAGCTGTTTTTAGTTTCATACTGTATGACTTTAAACcctgtaaaaaagtacaatttaatACTGATTGTaagaggggttttttttcttcttaccgGATGATGCCAAAATCATCAAAGTAGCCTCCTCGTCCCTGAGTGCCAAAAGGCTCTTTAAAAGTGAGGACAACACAGGCAACACTGTCTCTGTTCCAGATTGGTCCAAAGATACGGTTTCCAAACCTGCAATGAACGTCAGATGGTTGTGTCTACCCAGCAGGATACAGTGCAAACAGACAGCTGGTTGTGGCACCATGCTTATTCTATTTTCTTCTGGGTTCATGCAAAATCGAATCTATTCTTAACTATTAACCCACTGAAACTGGATTGTTGCAGAATTTAAAATGTAATCATCTCTCCACTATCCATACAAAATAGGGATGTACTGAACGCtgcgaagtaaaaaaaaaagtgatacatGTTTGAATTTGTGATACTATAGATATTTTGCAAGAAATCCACGTCAAACTATCTGACATTTTCTTCCAAGTTTGACCAATAATCTGAACAATAAAGGGACGTAAAAACAGCAGCCTCATCTATGAATTGTCACATGTTAAATCTATGCGTGCACCATTTAGCTGCAGGAAAGTGATGTGTGTTTTCCCCCACCTGAGAACCATGAGGTTCTGCACCATCTCTTTGCCCAGATAGTGATCTATGCGGTAGATCTGTTCTTCAGTGAAGAGGGACGAGAGGTGAGTGGACAGCTCTTCAGAGCTCTGTAGGTCCCGACCAAATGGCTTCTCTACAATCACCCTATTCCAGCCTCTACAGCACACACACCAATACacacagaagaaaacaaacagagcaaGTCATATCCAGTTCACTTATCAGCACAAATGGGTTTTAACTTGGCTTCCCCTTGAGTTTTAATATTAGTACAGTCTATTTGCACTCACTGAGACTGACTTAATTTGAAATTTGCAAAGTCACTGAAGTAAGAATCACTTAAAGAACACCTAAGTAGCAGCTGAGGATCACTCACCTACTTGAGAAAAGATTAGAGAAGGCTTTTTTCTTAAGACATAAGACGTAGCTCAGCCTTTAAAGCTATGGATAGCTTATTATAATGCTAGTATTGTTGCATTCTAAAATACACACAGTTGCCATTTTTTGTTGGCTGTATCACTTCAGAATGTTTTTTAACAAGTATTTCTATAAGCCACTGGCTGCTGTTGGTCACAGTCATGTGCAGCTGTAAACACAAATACTTCCTACATAAACAATATGACACAGCCATAGTTATTAAGAGAGGTGTGTTTACTTACTTTGTGCTCATACATTGGGTCTTGATGTTCTTGGTAACATCGTGGTAAACAGTGGGTGGCAGTGCCAGGTAGAAGAGTCGATTAGCATCAGCTCCTCCAGGGAGAGACAACAGGTGTGTGTGGAGCTTGGCAAAGGAAGTCTCATCAGCATATTTGCCACTGATATATGTGTTCCTGCTGAAGAAGACTGACAGCCGCTCTGCCTCTGTGTCAGTAACCTGAGCCACAGTCAGACACAAAAAGACATATATAGTTTTAATGTCAGTCTTTCCAATGACAACATAAAGCACTATACGAGAttttaaaaactaaaattcaGAGTTTGGTCTTGCCTTTAAATATGGCATACAAGCAGTCCGTATGGCATCAACTGTCAAGTCAGAGCGGGCAAATCCCACAAAGTGGGTTTGCTCAGGCAGAAGACCGTCTCTGAACAACCACCTGATTCAAAACAGAGGAACCAGAGAGAACATCATCACAAATAGTTCATTATGTTAACTTCAGTAGTCCTCTGCTTGAAGGCCTGTCACTAGGGCTGAGGGCTTCACTCACCATAGAGTCGGGTAGATTTTCTTCTTAGCCAAATCTCCCTGAAGGTGCAAACACAACATTAGAAATATGAAAATTACAGGCTGGGTACAAAAATCCTTATATGTGCATTGATGTCATGAAACTACTGTATGTATTTGGTCAGTGCACAATGACTAACCAGTGGTGATTATTTTAAAGCACATAGAAATCCTACAATGCCGCAATACAGGTCACAACATGTGGTAACAGGTAAGTGGGTTGCTTATTTAAGACCTGCACAACCTAATCCCAGTAGAAGTAAGTGCCACCTACTGAGACAGAGCCACCAGAATGAAAACACAGATGGTCTAAGCACTTActaaattaaatgattaaattttgcaaaAGAAATTAAAGCTACATAGTTTAAACTGGATTAAGGATGCAGGAATAACCTTCTGAAACCCAAGAAAGTAGAAGTTCCATCTTGCCATAAcaagtttttttaaattattttttatgtaatgtccttGGCAGCGGACagtttattttcttgaaaaaatGCTTTTAACTCTCGTCAcaaacagaggacaaaaatgcattgcattGGTGATACTGGtaggaatgaacaaacacattgTAAATTGAATAGCGCTTAAATTATTTCCAATAGCGTCCTATGTTCCTTAACTGTGCTGTTTTATCACGCTGTTTAATTAAGATTATGTCAATGAAATGATTCAGATAAGAAGTTAAAGGTATAGTATGTAACATAACaaacaaaatgtaagaaaatgaaggatttttattattattaacatgaaTGATCACAGCCTGAAAACTAATTTACACACAGAGGACTTGGCTTGGATTTTCCATTAAAATCCAGACTAACTCAACGGTTCTGCCCTCCTCCTCTACACCAGTAACGGTGTGAAATACCACCTGGTGTTAGCTTAGGAATGGGGTTTGGTCTCCCAGTTTTGAAGTTTGGTCATGTTTCaatacaaactccacacaaacAAGCatacataaaaacagaaatgtgcaATTTATTTTACTCACAAATTCTAGCTAGGTCCTTCATTGGATTTGATCTGGAATAGTACTCTAATGTCAGACATTCTATTCCTACAGCcataaaagtgaacatcaacagcAGCTGCATCAGTAGTGGATGCAAGTTGTTAAAAATGCAGAAGGACTGAATCACTTCACTTGATGACAAACACATAAGAGCTATTTTTAAAAAGAAGCCTGCACCGCAATaaggtaaacacacacatgcatccatGAAAAAAGAATGAGCAGAGTGAGACTGCGCACAGACAATCTCTTCACCGATCTACACACCTATCACACTGAAAGAAAAACGCTGACTCTCAGTGACACAGCAAAATCCaatgacagcaaaaaaaaaaaaaaaaaaaaaggaggccaTACCCTTGTATTATATCCTAGCTAAACTTTGAAAAAATTTTATAAAAATCACACATGGTCACACAGTGCTCAATTATATTGTTTCCTTGAGCATAAAAAGATAAGAGAAAGTTTGTTTAAGGAAATACAAAACTTAAATCGGACTATTTTCAGTATCAAGTACCTTCTCTTCTGTTTCATAACTTATTTGTCCAAATGTCCTTGTAATAGTTTTAAAACTTACCACTCTAAAATTTACAGAGTAATCCATACTTCAGTACTTTTGAAAACATTCATCTCACTACTTTTACTTACAATTGTAACCATTTATACATGCTCTGTAAAGACAATGGTCAATTGTAACCCTGTCACAATCTGCCcaacgggtaaaaaaaaaaatgtatacatggTATGGCACCAAACCCCAGGTATTACTGGTTTTGAATAATTATGAATAACCTGTATCCTTTTTTTGGGTATACAAATCAGAGTTTTCAGACAATACAAATGAGAAGCAAAGAGGATCTCACTGTCTCAAACCAAGGCTATTAAAAGCAGAGATAACTGGGCAGTTCTTGTTTGCAGAAATCAGTTTCACCATTTCCTTAATCACATCATGTGCAATAACTGCAGGACTGGAAGGATGTGAAGATGTCAACACACCATTTGAAAATCAAATTAAGTAACAAGCTACAAGTAACACTGTAATTGTGCCAAAAACATTATGTAAAAAGGAGGAAGGTTTACAGTTTGATTACCATTCGTGCTTGTAATTAGGACTGTTCTAAATCATAAGCCTAATTTCAGTGTACTTTGCTTTATTAGTCCATATTGTAAAATGTTTGTGATTCCATATATGACTAGATTATGATTCGCCTCCCCTGTTCTCACCGATGCTCCCATGATGATGAAGACGTGAGCGTCAGACTGATGGAACTCTTCATCCTCATGCAGTTCCTTTCTCAGCTCCCCAAACACCTCAGATCGAGAGAGGGGGAGGTTGCTCATTTTTGCTAATAAGCAGagacaggaaaataaataaataaccagtcatcactgacacattaataataataacaatggtttagatttatgtagcgcttttctatttTGCATACTCAAAGCACTTACATTGGGTCAAATATTCATTAAAGAGGATGGGTCCAAATTATAACTAAATCAAAAGATGAATAGTATTGCAATCAGCCCAACAAGTCTTATGGATCTCTGTACTGTCTCAGGACATGCATTTTCTTTTGAATGTGAGTTACAGAAAGCATGTTGATTTACCCAAGAAAGTGCAGTGcattataaaaacattaaaattaacgAGAAGCAATGgataaaaaaagtatttttgcAATACGTCTTATATCCTTTCTAATCTTTATTTTATCAGGTAGGTCAACtgagaaccagttctcatttacaatgacgaCCTGGCAAACAGACAGCATAGTAGGCATACTTCCTCAATTCATTTCCCCTCTCACATTTTAAGTATGGTGAAAAATATAGAGCATAACTCTGGGAAAGGGCAGGTTAGATTTCCTTAAATTTCCTGGTGAGTAACAAGTTGTGACTCATTTCTTTTCATCCGAGAACAGTGAGACAAATCAGGAAGTACTAACCACTGACTTCTAATAGACTCTGCAGAGTTTAGTTGTATTGAATAATAACGTAAGATGAGCAATAACacaatacatttcatacaaatgtCGTCTGACATTACCAATCAATATACAGATACACTACACGTGTTAGTTGTTTACTTCAGATGGTCTTCCTGCTACTACACCACCCAGAAATAGCCTGCACCGCAGAAATAGCTACGCAACTATAATGATATTAGTCCAATCCTCCACCAAATCCCTTATTTACCAGGCTAACGTTAAACCTTGCAGTAAAACTCTGATAAAGCTGGGCAGCTACATCAAGATAACACAGGCTAACGCTGTGTTAATAGTGCATTAATGTACAGTATTATTAACAGTAAGCTAATTCATATATAAGACGGAAGAGCTGTACTTATGCTGTTATTAAACTGAACCCAGAGGTATTTTGTCGCTTGCTGTAAactgggattaaaaaaaaaaaacgccctgTCATCACACTAGCTTCACACGCAGTAATAACAACACAACTTGACAAGCAACAAATCCAAACTGCAGCCTGCTAGTTAGTTAGCCACAGCTCCTAGCTTCCACCTAGCTACATGCTAAAAGGCGAATATCGGCTCTACTCACAGGTGAGGTGATAGTTAACCTGAAGTAAACCCGGGACAGGATCTGcactttacacacacacagcGGATACAGTTACGACTGGTACTGCCATTGATGTATTTGTGTGGTACGCATTTACGAGTCCTGCCTACTTCCCTGTTCTGGTGACAAAGCAGAATTGAGAGATTTTATTGGTTTGAGAGAAACTCACCAGCGCTCGCCCGGGTTCCCATCACCGTCGACGGCACCTACGTCACCGACTCAACAGGTGGGCGTGGTTTAACAGAACATGCGCACAGCCTTATGAAAACTGGATGGTGGAaatatttataatgtttataaGACACAAGAAAACGTCCACACCAAGGATGGTATTGTTGAAGGTGAGAGGACAGAACAGAGCAATTATACCCTTCTATTATTCCATCAATATTTAGGTTGTCTGTGGGACATCTAGTGACATCTAGAGGTGAAGCTGCAGATTGCAACTATCTGAATATCCCCCTTACCTTCCACTATGTTGGCTGCAAAAAGCACCAAAACCCCTCATTTGTCAGCTTTTACTTTGTTTGT
Coding sequences:
- the LOC115422228 gene encoding glucose-6-phosphate 1-dehydrogenase, which gives rise to MGTRASAAKMSNLPLSRSEVFGELRKELHEDEEFHQSDAHVFIIMGASGDLAKKKIYPTLWWLFRDGLLPEQTHFVGFARSDLTVDAIRTACMPYLKVTDTEAERLSVFFSRNTYISGKYADETSFAKLHTHLLSLPGGADANRLFYLALPPTVYHDVTKNIKTQCMSTKGWNRVIVEKPFGRDLQSSEELSTHLSSLFTEEQIYRIDHYLGKEMVQNLMVLRFGNRIFGPIWNRDSVACVVLTFKEPFGTQGRGGYFDDFGIIRDVMQNHLLQMLSLVAMEKPASTSSDDVRDEKVKVLKCIAPVTMSDVVLGQYVGDPEGEGDAKLGYLDDTTVPKGSTQATFASAVLYVHNERWDGVPFILRCGKALNERKAEVRLQFTDVPGDIFGNQCRRNELVVRVQPNEAVYAKMMSKKPGVYFSPEETELDLTYKSRYKDVKLPDAYERLILDVFCGSQMHFVRSDELREAWRIFTPLLHQIEKEKPKPIPYKYGSRGPTEADDLAKRVGFRYEGTYRWVNPHRL